Proteins encoded by one window of Streptomyces uncialis:
- a CDS encoding DUF397 domain-containing protein has translation MADSTTQHYPLRGGETPELDLSEADWRSSSRGRGDVQIAFVEGFIAMRNSRRPGSPSLIFTPAEWGAFVLNAREGEFDLT, from the coding sequence GTGGCCGACAGCACCACCCAGCACTATCCGCTCAGGGGCGGGGAGACACCGGAACTGGATCTGAGCGAAGCCGACTGGCGGTCGAGCAGCCGTGGACGCGGGGACGTCCAGATCGCCTTCGTCGAGGGATTCATCGCGATGCGCAACAGCCGTCGCCCCGGCAGCCCCTCGCTGATCTTCACCCCGGCCGAGTGGGGGGCCTTCGTGCTGAACGCCCGCGAGGGCGAGTTCGACCTGACCTGA